A window from Opitutia bacterium ISCC 52 encodes these proteins:
- the dgt gene encoding dNTP triphosphohydrolase gives MENTFYSDFDQASIPERAPDDYRNCFEVDRDRIIHTSAFRRLQAKTQVFQSGEYDFYRTRLTHSIEVGQIGRSICSYLKKSSDYLGEDFHVDPNLVEAVCLSHDLGHPPFGHNGEKTLNRLMRPYGGFEGNAQTLRLLTETIYSDLKKRSGMRPTRALLDGVLKYKSLFSERENPANHFLFDDQKPYLDFVFDGHDLESELPGHKAKNSFKSLECQIMDWADDTAYSIHDIADGIRAEFITIDKLEKWASGVELDSEDTAHLEGIISIIRKGNIDAMLGIKIGQFIQGASLKERSNFMSETTNRYRFELIVDPAKKQECELYKRIMFEIVFLSTRVKQLEYKGDSMLERLFEALLDNYSSKGKNPPRLVSPKLEGRLKTTETDTEKARLLCDYLAGMTDSFAIKTYRRLFDPGFGSIVDIV, from the coding sequence ATGGAGAACACCTTTTACTCGGACTTCGACCAAGCTAGCATTCCAGAGCGTGCGCCGGATGACTACCGTAACTGTTTTGAGGTCGACCGTGACCGTATCATCCACACCTCCGCCTTCCGCAGGCTCCAGGCAAAAACCCAGGTCTTCCAGTCAGGCGAATACGACTTTTACCGCACACGACTCACCCACTCGATCGAAGTTGGACAAATCGGTAGGTCCATTTGCAGCTACCTTAAAAAGTCGAGTGATTACTTGGGGGAAGACTTTCATGTAGACCCGAATCTGGTTGAAGCGGTGTGCCTCTCACATGACCTCGGGCATCCACCCTTTGGGCACAATGGCGAAAAAACGCTTAATCGGCTCATGCGACCTTACGGAGGATTCGAAGGGAATGCTCAAACCCTTCGGCTACTAACCGAAACGATCTACTCGGATTTAAAGAAACGCTCTGGCATGCGCCCAACTCGAGCTTTGCTCGACGGTGTTCTCAAATACAAATCGCTATTTTCGGAAAGAGAAAATCCGGCCAACCATTTCCTCTTTGATGACCAGAAGCCGTACTTGGATTTTGTTTTTGATGGGCACGATCTGGAATCGGAGCTGCCCGGCCATAAGGCGAAAAACAGTTTCAAAAGTCTTGAGTGCCAAATTATGGATTGGGCCGATGATACCGCTTATAGCATCCACGATATTGCGGACGGAATCCGCGCGGAATTTATAACGATTGATAAACTGGAAAAATGGGCTTCAGGCGTAGAGCTGGATAGCGAGGACACCGCTCATCTTGAAGGCATTATAAGTATCATTCGAAAAGGTAATATAGACGCCATGCTCGGGATCAAGATCGGGCAGTTCATTCAAGGGGCATCTTTGAAAGAACGGAGCAACTTCATGAGCGAAACCACCAATCGTTACCGGTTTGAGTTGATAGTCGATCCTGCCAAAAAACAGGAGTGCGAACTCTACAAACGCATCATGTTCGAAATCGTTTTCCTAAGTACCCGGGTCAAACAATTGGAGTACAAAGGTGACAGCATGCTCGAGCGCCTTTTCGAAGCTCTTTTAGACAACTACTCTTCCAAGGGGAAAAATCCGCCACGGCTGGTTTCTCCCAAACTTGAGGGTCGCCTAAAAACGACCGAGACGGACACTGAAAAAGCCCGACTCCTTTGTGACTACCTGGCTGGAATGACCGATAGCTTTGCTATAAAAACCTACCGACGGTTGTTCGACCCAGGTTTCGGGTCGATTGTGGACATCGTATGA
- a CDS encoding FAD-binding protein produces the protein MPKKSALSELKRRLRGSVKTDADSLYWKSFDSSKLSFPIEAVIEPKNDREIGALLKLANKHKVPVTTRGSGTCLTGAASPKEGGWVLDLSGWKKVRVDRETGMAYVETGAVLETIKKRAERVGWYYPPDPSSKRFCTIGGTIACNAGGMTGAKYGVTRDYIYALEGFLPNGEFVRWASDVRKYVSGYNMKDLWIGSEGTLGVITRAVLRLIPKPPLRWTLLTAFKSDSKALAAIRALTKDRIVPAILEFLDDETVLCAERRTGQPFFPGVGTTPMVLLELDGYKESLERDRKKVLAWAKERGLQFSETYDAEEAEQLWAVRRQSSPAMYELGNTKLNEDIVVPLRKTAQLIRFVNQLKKETGLAIPTFGHAADGNFHVNIMFNRGDKKQERIAEKAVVKLMKTVVAMGGAITGEHGVGLAKSPFLKFQHNKAEIAAMRAIKEVLDPNNILNPGKIFEPYIVWQKTPEKVQLPWDHK, from the coding sequence ATGCCAAAAAAATCGGCTCTATCAGAATTGAAACGACGACTGAGAGGATCTGTAAAAACAGATGCCGATAGTCTGTATTGGAAAAGTTTCGATAGCAGTAAGCTCTCTTTCCCAATCGAGGCCGTCATTGAACCCAAGAACGATCGAGAGATCGGAGCGCTACTTAAGCTGGCAAATAAACATAAGGTCCCAGTCACTACACGTGGATCAGGCACCTGCCTCACTGGGGCGGCTTCGCCCAAAGAGGGGGGCTGGGTGCTCGATTTATCCGGCTGGAAAAAGGTCCGTGTCGATCGCGAAACCGGTATGGCCTACGTGGAGACGGGAGCGGTTTTGGAGACTATCAAAAAGCGGGCCGAACGTGTGGGCTGGTATTACCCGCCGGATCCATCGTCTAAACGTTTTTGCACCATTGGTGGAACCATCGCCTGCAACGCAGGCGGTATGACCGGTGCGAAGTATGGAGTGACACGCGATTACATTTACGCGTTGGAAGGATTTCTTCCGAATGGAGAATTTGTACGTTGGGCTTCGGATGTACGAAAGTATGTGTCCGGTTACAACATGAAGGATCTGTGGATCGGGAGTGAAGGAACTCTGGGTGTGATAACTCGTGCAGTGCTGCGGCTCATCCCCAAACCACCACTGCGATGGACTTTGTTAACGGCCTTCAAGAGTGACAGCAAAGCACTGGCTGCCATTCGCGCGCTGACTAAGGATCGAATTGTTCCGGCGATATTGGAGTTCCTCGACGATGAGACGGTTTTGTGCGCTGAACGTCGAACGGGGCAGCCTTTCTTCCCCGGGGTGGGGACCACGCCCATGGTTTTGCTTGAGCTGGATGGGTATAAGGAATCGCTTGAGCGAGATCGCAAGAAGGTGCTGGCTTGGGCCAAAGAAAGAGGGCTCCAATTCTCAGAGACCTACGACGCTGAGGAAGCAGAACAATTGTGGGCGGTTCGACGACAGTCCTCACCGGCCATGTATGAACTGGGCAACACTAAGCTCAATGAAGACATTGTGGTTCCGCTTCGCAAGACAGCTCAGTTGATCCGCTTTGTGAACCAGCTTAAAAAAGAAACTGGATTGGCCATTCCCACGTTCGGTCATGCTGCCGATGGCAACTTTCATGTGAACATCATGTTCAATCGCGGAGATAAGAAGCAGGAGCGTATCGCCGAGAAGGCGGTCGTGAAGCTCATGAAGACCGTGGTCGCGATGGGTGGTGCCATTACGGGTGAACATGGGGTGGGTCTTGCCAAGTCACCGTTCCTTAAGTTTCAACACAACAAAGCAGAGATTGCCGCTATGCGGGCTATTAAAGAAGTGCTCGATCCGAATAACATTCTCAACCCGGGGAAAATCTTCGAGCCCTACATTGTATGGCAAAAAACCCCAGAAAAGGTTCAACTTCCCTGGGATCATAAGTAA
- a CDS encoding energy transducer TonB, producing the protein MTPPPDPPEPPKPPEMVDKPEKLTIEQIRNLMDPRHGTGPAVYSIFDPKDFPTELPIFNPDELDVAPRPILTTAPVYPPELKRNEVEGKVDVIYIVTPKGNVSNIRIADATHREFAEALRNCLRGWDFEPGRKDNQDVTTRVRQSFGFNLK; encoded by the coding sequence ATGACACCTCCCCCGGATCCTCCAGAACCACCCAAACCACCAGAGATGGTCGATAAGCCTGAAAAACTCACCATCGAGCAAATCAGAAATCTTATGGATCCTCGCCACGGAACCGGACCTGCAGTCTACAGTATATTCGACCCCAAAGACTTTCCGACGGAGCTACCTATTTTCAATCCGGACGAACTGGATGTGGCTCCAAGACCTATACTAACCACTGCTCCTGTTTATCCTCCTGAACTCAAACGCAACGAAGTCGAGGGAAAGGTGGACGTCATCTACATCGTCACGCCGAAGGGTAACGTGTCAAATATCCGAATCGCAGATGCTACCCACCGTGAGTTTGCCGAGGCATTGAGAAATTGCCTGCGGGGGTGGGATTTCGAACCTGGCAGAAAAGACAACCAGGACGTCACCACTCGTGTCCGCCAAAGCTTCGGTTTCAATTTAAAGTAA